A portion of the Bacillus thuringiensis genome contains these proteins:
- a CDS encoding 5'-nucleotidase, lipoprotein e(P4) family → MKMKRGITTLLSVAVLSTSLVACSGTPEKTVAKEEKVKLTEQQLMADLWYQTAGETKALYYQGYNIGQLKLDAVLAKGTEKKPAIVLDLDETVLDNSPHQAMSVKTGKGYPYKWDDWINKAEAEALPGAIDFLKYTESKGVDIYYISNRKTNQLDATIKNLERVGAPQATKEHILLQDPKEKGKEKRRELVSQTHDIVLFFGDNLSDFTGFDGKSVKDRNQTVEDSKAQFGEKFIIFPNPMYGDWEGALYDYDFKKSDTEKDKIRRDNLKSFDAK, encoded by the coding sequence ATGAAGATGAAGAGGGGCATTACCACTTTATTATCTGTAGCGGTTCTATCTACATCACTTGTAGCATGTTCAGGAACACCAGAGAAAACAGTGGCGAAAGAAGAGAAAGTAAAATTAACAGAACAGCAATTAATGGCTGATTTATGGTATCAAACAGCTGGCGAAACGAAAGCACTTTACTACCAAGGGTACAATATCGGTCAATTAAAGCTTGATGCAGTCCTTGCAAAAGGGACAGAGAAAAAACCTGCTATCGTACTTGATTTAGACGAAACTGTTTTAGATAACAGTCCTCATCAAGCAATGAGCGTAAAAACAGGCAAAGGCTATCCTTACAAATGGGATGATTGGATTAATAAAGCTGAGGCTGAAGCCCTTCCAGGCGCAATTGATTTCTTAAAATATACAGAGTCTAAAGGTGTAGATATTTACTACATCTCAAATCGTAAAACGAATCAACTAGATGCAACAATTAAAAATCTTGAGCGTGTAGGTGCTCCTCAAGCAACGAAAGAACATATATTACTACAAGATCCGAAAGAAAAAGGAAAAGAAAAACGTCGTGAACTCGTTTCTCAAACTCATGATATTGTCTTATTCTTCGGTGATAACTTATCTGATTTCACAGGTTTTGATGGAAAATCTGTAAAAGATCGTAACCAAACAGTAGAAGATTCAAAAGCACAATTTGGTGAGAAATTCATTATTTTCCCGAATCCAATGTATGGCGATTGGGAAGGCGCTTTATATGATTATGATTTCAAAAAATCAGATACGGAAAAAGATAAAATCCGTCGCGACAATTTAAAATCATTTGATGCAAAATAA
- the motB gene encoding flagellar motor protein MotB has product MRSKKNRRGKKKKHDEHIDETWLIPYSDMLTLLFALFIVLFAMSSIDAAKFKQMAVAFRSELAGGTGNKEFLSDQKPNEEKELSASSLEAEQAKKQEEARAKEKKEMDELKALQKKIDQYINEKQLSSSFQTKLTEKGLMVTILENILFDSGKADVKLESLGIAKEMSSLLVSASPREITVSGHTDNVPIANAQFASNWELSTQRAVNFMQVLLQNKELQPEKFSAIGYGEYRSIAPNDTQEGKAKNRRVEVFILPLTEKAK; this is encoded by the coding sequence ATGCGGAGTAAGAAAAATAGAAGAGGCAAAAAGAAAAAACATGATGAGCATATCGATGAAACGTGGTTAATTCCATATTCTGATATGTTAACGTTGTTATTTGCATTGTTTATCGTTTTATTCGCAATGAGTAGTATAGATGCTGCGAAGTTTAAACAGATGGCAGTTGCTTTTCGAAGTGAATTAGCTGGGGGAACAGGTAACAAAGAATTTTTAAGTGATCAAAAGCCAAATGAGGAAAAAGAATTATCAGCAAGTAGCCTTGAGGCAGAACAAGCAAAGAAACAAGAAGAAGCTAGAGCTAAAGAAAAAAAAGAGATGGATGAATTGAAAGCATTACAAAAAAAGATTGATCAATATATTAATGAAAAACAATTATCCTCTTCTTTTCAAACTAAATTAACTGAAAAGGGATTAATGGTGACAATATTAGAAAATATACTGTTTGATTCGGGGAAAGCAGATGTGAAATTAGAATCTTTAGGGATTGCAAAAGAGATGTCTAGCTTACTTGTTTCAGCGTCACCTCGTGAAATTACAGTATCCGGTCATACGGATAATGTCCCAATTGCCAATGCACAGTTTGCGTCGAATTGGGAATTAAGTACGCAGCGGGCAGTTAATTTTATGCAAGTATTACTACAAAATAAAGAATTACAACCAGAAAAATTTAGTGCGATTGGTTACGGAGAATACCGTTCAATTGCTCCGAACGATACACAAGAAGGAAAGGCAAAGAATAGACGTGTGGAAGTGTTTATCTTACCTTTAACAGAGAAAGCAAAATAA
- the motA gene encoding flagellar motor stator protein MotA produces the protein MDFATIIGLVLGFLAVVVGMVVKGADVTALLNPAAALIIFIGTFAAVCIAFPMNQLKRVPKLFKVLFGSNKKDLSYEQLLELFVHWTSESRKYGILSLEQQLDKIQDEFLLRGMKFVIDGVSAEDLEQILESELEAIEERHAKGAAIFSQAGTYAPTLGVLGAVIGLVAALGNLTDIEKLGHAISGAFIATIFGIFSGYVLWHPFANKLKQKSSAEIEKKRLIIDCLLMLQEGTYPFIMKNRILGALSATERKKLEKGAEKNAE, from the coding sequence ATGGATTTTGCAACAATTATTGGACTTGTTTTAGGGTTTTTAGCAGTGGTAGTAGGGATGGTCGTCAAGGGCGCTGACGTAACAGCCTTATTAAATCCTGCCGCAGCATTAATTATTTTTATCGGTACATTTGCTGCAGTATGTATTGCATTTCCGATGAATCAACTAAAAAGGGTTCCAAAACTATTTAAAGTTCTTTTTGGTTCAAATAAAAAGGATTTAAGTTATGAACAGTTGCTAGAATTATTTGTTCATTGGACATCTGAAAGTAGAAAATACGGTATTTTGTCTTTAGAGCAACAATTAGACAAAATTCAAGATGAATTTCTTTTGCGCGGTATGAAATTTGTGATTGATGGCGTATCCGCAGAAGATTTAGAGCAGATTTTGGAATCTGAATTAGAGGCAATTGAAGAAAGACATGCAAAAGGAGCTGCTATTTTTTCACAAGCTGGTACGTATGCACCGACATTAGGAGTTTTAGGTGCTGTTATCGGTCTTGTAGCTGCGCTTGGTAACTTAACTGATATTGAAAAGTTAGGTCATGCTATTTCGGGTGCGTTTATTGCAACGATTTTTGGTATTTTTTCAGGTTATGTATTATGGCATCCATTTGCAAATAAGTTAAAGCAAAAATCTTCAGCTGAAATTGAGAAAAAACGTTTAATCATTGATTGTTTATTAATGTTACAAGAAGGTACATATCCGTTTATTATGAAGAACCGCATTTTAGGTGCACTTTCTGCAACTGAGCGTAAAAAGCTAGAAAAAGGAGCAGAAAAAAATGCGGAGTAA
- a CDS encoding D-alanyl-D-alanine carboxypeptidase family protein: MKKIIIISATTIVIGITSFTYFGSKSPLHNEAKAVESQKHTNHLKEEIPDFPKADHNAKKIDNDFSVVTNPKSNLVLINKHRKLPDGYTPEDLTRPNVPFTSPKDKEKTLLRKDAAEALENMFKAAKKEGLDLTAVSGYRSYKRQKSLHDTYVRRQGKAEANSVSAIPGTSEHQTGLAMDISSKTAKFQLEPIFGETAEGKWVAEHAHEFGFVIRYLEDKTDTTEYAYEPWHLRYVGNPYATYLYKHHLTLEEAMEDKK, from the coding sequence ATGAAAAAGATAATAATTATTTCTGCCACTACTATTGTAATCGGTATCACATCTTTCACTTACTTTGGTTCTAAATCACCACTACATAATGAAGCGAAAGCTGTCGAAAGTCAAAAACATACTAACCACCTAAAAGAAGAAATCCCTGATTTTCCAAAAGCTGATCATAATGCAAAGAAAATAGACAATGACTTTTCAGTTGTAACAAATCCAAAATCGAATCTTGTCTTAATTAATAAACATCGAAAACTGCCAGATGGATACACTCCTGAAGACTTAACAAGACCAAACGTACCATTTACTAGTCCAAAAGATAAAGAAAAAACATTACTACGCAAAGATGCTGCAGAGGCACTTGAAAACATGTTCAAAGCTGCGAAAAAAGAAGGGCTTGATCTTACAGCTGTATCTGGTTATCGTTCATACAAACGCCAAAAATCGTTGCATGATACATACGTTAGACGTCAAGGAAAAGCTGAGGCTAATTCAGTAAGCGCAATTCCTGGTACAAGTGAACACCAAACGGGTTTAGCAATGGATATTAGTTCAAAAACAGCTAAATTTCAATTAGAGCCTATCTTTGGAGAGACAGCAGAAGGAAAATGGGTCGCGGAACACGCTCATGAATTCGGCTTTGTCATCCGTTACTTAGAAGATAAAACAGATACAACAGAATATGCATATGAACCATGGCACTTACGCTACGTTGGTAATCCATACGCTACATACCTATATAAACATCACTTAACATTAGAAGAAGCGATGGAAGACAAAAAATAA
- a CDS encoding acyl-CoA thioesterase — MKRISYIEDFEKWESGFSFYNPVKVRFGEVDMFGHVNNVVAFTYFEEARIALFKELGFMQEWTHASSETMIVVADLQCNFIKQIYFDEQLKVYVKAGSVGNSSLDLHYMVKNAEGEVCLVGRGMMVQASKKTGRGEPWPEEWKKKLLQ; from the coding sequence TTGAAGAGAATTTCTTATATTGAAGACTTCGAGAAATGGGAAAGTGGATTTTCATTTTACAATCCTGTAAAGGTTCGTTTTGGTGAAGTAGATATGTTTGGACATGTAAATAATGTCGTTGCTTTTACTTATTTTGAAGAAGCTCGTATCGCGTTGTTTAAAGAACTTGGATTTATGCAAGAGTGGACACATGCATCATCAGAAACGATGATCGTTGTTGCGGATTTACAATGTAATTTTATTAAGCAAATATATTTTGATGAACAGTTGAAGGTGTATGTAAAGGCAGGATCGGTTGGGAACTCTTCTTTAGATTTACATTATATGGTGAAGAATGCAGAAGGAGAGGTTTGTTTAGTAGGTCGTGGAATGATGGTTCAAGCGTCGAAAAAAACAGGAAGAGGCGAACCATGGCCTGAAGAATGGAAGAAGAAATTACTACAATGA
- the sdhB gene encoding succinate dehydrogenase iron-sulfur subunit: protein MSEKTIRLIITRQDGPDAQEFDQEFEIPYRPNMNIISALMEIRRNPVDSKGNQTTPIAWDMNCLEEVCGACSMVINGKPRQSCTALIDQLEQPIRLKPMKTFPVVRDLQVDRSRMFNALKRVKAWIPIDGTYDLGPGPRMPEKKRQWAYELSKCMTCGVCLESCPNVNSKSDFIGPAPLSQARLFNSHPTGEMHKADRLRAIMGDGGLANCGNSQNCVQSCPKGIPLTTSIAALNRDTTIQSFKDFFGSDNNY from the coding sequence ATGTCTGAGAAAACAATCCGCCTCATCATTACGAGACAAGATGGACCAGATGCACAAGAGTTTGACCAAGAGTTTGAAATTCCATATCGTCCTAATATGAATATTATTTCGGCGCTTATGGAAATTCGTCGTAATCCTGTTGATTCAAAAGGAAACCAAACAACTCCGATTGCATGGGATATGAACTGCTTAGAGGAAGTATGCGGTGCATGTTCGATGGTTATTAACGGAAAGCCACGTCAATCATGTACGGCTCTTATTGATCAATTAGAACAGCCAATTCGCTTAAAGCCGATGAAGACATTCCCAGTTGTACGTGATTTACAAGTTGACCGCAGTCGCATGTTTAATGCTCTAAAACGCGTTAAAGCTTGGATTCCAATTGATGGTACGTATGACTTAGGTCCAGGACCAAGAATGCCTGAGAAAAAGCGTCAATGGGCTTATGAGCTTTCAAAATGTATGACATGTGGTGTTTGCTTAGAATCGTGTCCAAACGTAAACAGTAAGTCTGACTTTATTGGACCAGCGCCGTTATCACAAGCTCGCTTATTCAACTCACATCCAACGGGTGAAATGCATAAAGCAGATCGCTTACGTGCAATTATGGGAGATGGAGGACTAGCAAACTGTGGTAACTCTCAAAACTGTGTGCAATCATGTCCGAAGGGTATTCCTTTAACAACTTCAATTGCGGCATTAAACCGTGATACAACAATTCAATCGTTCAAAGATTTCTTTGGTAGCGATAATAACTATTAA
- the sdhA gene encoding succinate dehydrogenase flavoprotein subunit — MKGKLIVVGGGLAGLMATIKAAEAGVNVELFSLVPVKRSHSVCAQGGINGAVNTKGEGDSPWIHFDDTIYGGDFLANQPPVKAMCEAAPGIIHLMDRMGVMFNRTEEGLLDFRRFGGTQHHRTAFAGATTGQQLLYALDEQVRRHEVAGLVTKYEGWDFLRAVVDDEGVCRGIVAQDLQTMEIKSFGADAVIMATGGPGIIFGKSTNSIINTGTAASAVYQQGAYYANGEFIQIHPTAIPGDDKLRLMSESARGEGGRVWTYKDGKPWYFLEEKYPAYGNLVPRDIATREIFDVCVEQKLGINGENMVYLDLSHKDPKELDIKLGGIIEIYEKFTGDDPRKLPMKIFPAVHYSMGGLWVDYKQMTSIPGLFAAGECDYSMHGGNRLGANSLLSAIYGGMVAGPNAIEYMKGLSKSSDAVSSTVYEQNELIETEKFNNILTMDGNENAYVLHKELGEWMTDNVTVVRENKKLLETDAKIEELMDRYKRININDTARWSNQGASFTRQLANMFELARVITIGAYNRNESRGAHYKPEFPNRDDANFLKTTMAKFEGEGNAPAFHYEDVDVSLIKPRKRDYSSKHDVAAKGEEKGDKQHV, encoded by the coding sequence ATGAAAGGGAAACTTATAGTAGTCGGCGGTGGCTTGGCTGGCTTAATGGCAACGATTAAAGCGGCAGAAGCAGGAGTAAATGTTGAACTGTTTTCTTTAGTACCAGTAAAACGTTCACATTCTGTATGTGCTCAGGGCGGAATTAACGGTGCCGTAAATACGAAAGGTGAAGGGGATTCTCCATGGATCCACTTTGACGATACAATTTATGGTGGAGACTTCTTAGCGAACCAACCACCAGTTAAAGCAATGTGTGAAGCAGCACCTGGTATCATTCATTTAATGGACCGTATGGGTGTTATGTTCAACCGTACGGAAGAAGGACTTCTTGATTTCCGTCGATTTGGTGGAACACAACATCACCGTACAGCATTTGCTGGTGCAACAACTGGACAGCAATTACTTTACGCATTAGATGAGCAAGTACGTCGTCACGAAGTAGCAGGACTTGTAACGAAATATGAAGGTTGGGATTTCTTACGAGCTGTTGTTGATGATGAAGGTGTGTGCCGAGGAATCGTTGCACAAGATTTACAAACTATGGAGATTAAAAGTTTCGGAGCTGATGCCGTGATTATGGCAACAGGGGGCCCTGGTATCATTTTCGGAAAATCAACAAACTCCATTATTAATACAGGTACAGCAGCTTCTGCTGTATATCAACAAGGTGCATATTATGCAAATGGTGAGTTCATTCAAATTCACCCAACGGCAATTCCTGGAGACGATAAATTACGTCTTATGAGTGAATCTGCACGTGGTGAAGGTGGACGTGTTTGGACATATAAAGATGGTAAACCATGGTACTTCTTAGAAGAAAAATATCCGGCTTACGGAAACCTTGTACCTCGTGATATCGCAACGCGTGAAATCTTTGATGTTTGCGTAGAGCAAAAACTAGGTATTAACGGTGAAAACATGGTGTACTTAGATCTTTCTCATAAAGATCCGAAAGAATTAGATATTAAACTTGGTGGAATCATTGAAATCTATGAGAAATTTACAGGGGATGATCCTCGTAAACTACCAATGAAAATCTTCCCAGCTGTTCACTATTCAATGGGTGGACTATGGGTTGACTATAAGCAAATGACGAGTATTCCAGGTTTATTTGCAGCAGGTGAGTGTGATTATTCTATGCACGGTGGTAACCGCCTTGGTGCAAACTCACTATTATCAGCAATTTACGGTGGTATGGTAGCAGGACCAAACGCAATTGAATATATGAAAGGTCTTTCTAAATCATCAGATGCTGTTTCATCTACTGTATATGAGCAAAATGAATTAATCGAAACAGAGAAATTTAACAATATTTTAACGATGGATGGTAATGAAAATGCATATGTTCTTCATAAAGAGCTTGGAGAATGGATGACAGATAACGTTACAGTAGTTCGTGAAAATAAAAAGTTATTAGAAACAGATGCGAAAATTGAAGAGTTAATGGATCGTTACAAACGTATTAACATTAACGATACAGCGAGATGGAGTAACCAAGGTGCTTCATTTACACGTCAACTTGCAAATATGTTTGAGTTAGCACGTGTTATTACAATTGGCGCATATAACCGTAATGAGAGTCGCGGTGCGCATTACAAACCTGAATTCCCAAATCGTGATGATGCAAACTTCTTAAAAACTACTATGGCAAAATTTGAAGGAGAAGGAAATGCACCAGCATTCCATTACGAAGACGTTGATGTTTCATTAATTAAACCACGTAAACGTGATTATTCTTCAAAACATGATGTAGCTGCTAAGGGTGAAGAGAAGGGGGATAAACAACATGTCTGA
- the sdhC gene encoding succinate dehydrogenase cytochrome B558 — MKGREYTFRKWHSLMGVIPVGVFLTQHLIVNNFATRGAEAFNKAAGFMELLPFRYALEIFIIFLPILYHAIYGLYIAFTAKNNAVSYGYFRNWMFVFQRISGIVTLIFISWHVWETRIQAMLGKEVNYDMMADILNNPAMFAFYLVGVVSTIFHFANGLWTFCISWGITVSPRSQRISTYVTLAIFLGLSYVGVSALLAFIDPQLANQ, encoded by the coding sequence ATGAAAGGCCGCGAGTATACGTTTCGTAAGTGGCACTCATTAATGGGGGTCATCCCGGTTGGTGTCTTTTTGACGCAACATCTAATTGTAAACAACTTTGCAACAAGAGGAGCAGAGGCTTTTAACAAAGCTGCAGGCTTTATGGAGCTCCTTCCATTCCGGTATGCGCTAGAAATTTTCATCATCTTTTTACCGATACTGTACCATGCTATATATGGCTTATATATTGCATTTACAGCTAAGAACAATGCGGTTTCTTACGGTTATTTCCGTAACTGGATGTTCGTTTTCCAAAGAATTTCAGGTATCGTTACGCTGATTTTCATTTCTTGGCACGTCTGGGAAACTCGTATTCAAGCAATGTTAGGTAAAGAGGTAAACTATGATATGATGGCAGATATTTTAAACAATCCAGCTATGTTTGCATTCTACTTAGTTGGTGTTGTTTCAACAATTTTCCACTTTGCAAATGGACTATGGACATTCTGCATCAGCTGGGGAATTACAGTATCTCCACGTTCACAAAGAATCTCTACTTATGTAACATTAGCTATTTTCTTAGGTCTATCTTATGTAGGTGTGAGTGCATTATTAGCGTTCATCGATCCACAGCTAGCAAATCAGTAA
- a CDS encoding YslB family protein translates to MSKNTIDITSLEDVSLNAFAYELLREELLPDLIGNDLDGILYWSGRNLARKYPLETIEEVIQFFEKAGWGTLSIIEHKRREMQFQLKGTLIAERQKQKRHSSYQLEAGFIAEQIQKQRNVVAESYEEKKKRSDSITFLVKWDIKDLIEV, encoded by the coding sequence GTGAGCAAAAATACAATCGATATAACATCTTTAGAAGATGTTTCATTGAACGCCTTCGCTTATGAATTGCTACGTGAAGAATTACTACCTGATTTAATCGGCAACGATTTAGATGGTATTTTATACTGGTCTGGTAGAAACCTTGCAAGAAAATATCCGCTAGAAACAATTGAAGAAGTCATTCAGTTCTTTGAAAAAGCTGGCTGGGGCACTTTAAGCATTATTGAACATAAGCGTCGTGAAATGCAGTTCCAACTTAAAGGCACACTCATTGCAGAACGTCAAAAACAAAAACGACATTCTTCTTATCAACTAGAAGCTGGATTCATCGCTGAACAAATTCAAAAGCAACGGAACGTCGTTGCAGAGTCATACGAAGAAAAGAAAAAACGTTCTGACTCTATTACATTTCTTGTAAAATGGGATATAAAAGATCTCATTGAAGTGTAA
- the uvrC gene encoding excinuclease ABC subunit C: MHEHLKEKLAILPDQPGCYLMKDKQGTVIYVGKAKVLKNRVRSYFTGSHDGKTLRLVGEIVDFEYIVTSSNLEALILELNLIKKYDPKYNIQLKDDKTYPFIKITAEKQPRLLITRNVKKDKGKYFGPYPNAQSAHETKKLLDRMYPLRKCTNMPDKVCLYYHMGQCLAPCVKEVTEEQNKEIVDEIIKFLNGGHKEVRSELEIKMYEASEKLEFERAKELRDQIAHIDAIMEKQKMIMSDLVDRDVFGYAVDKGWMCVQVFFVRKGKLIERDVSMFPIYDEPEEGFLTFIGQFYENSSHFKPKEIVVPGSIDSELVERFLEVEATQPKRGKKKDLVELANKNAKIALEEKFYLIERDEERTIKAVDHLGKQLGIETPYRIEAFDNSNIQGTNPVSAMIAFIDGKPAKKEYRKYKIKTVQGPDDYESMREVVRRRYTRALKENSPLPDLIIIDGGKGHLAAASDILENELGLYIPMAGLVKDDKHKTSHLIIGDPPEPVMLERNSQEFYLLQRIQDEVHRFAITFHRQLHGKSVIQSALDDIPGIGDKRKKVLLKHFGSLKKMKEASIEEFVEAGMPKNVAETIYTYLTDKKTL; encoded by the coding sequence GTGCACGAACATTTGAAAGAGAAGTTGGCTATTTTACCAGATCAACCTGGTTGTTATTTGATGAAAGATAAGCAAGGAACGGTTATATATGTTGGAAAGGCAAAAGTGCTTAAAAATCGTGTGCGCTCGTACTTTACTGGTTCACATGATGGGAAAACACTGCGGCTTGTAGGAGAAATTGTTGATTTTGAATATATTGTAACCTCTTCGAATTTAGAAGCACTTATTTTAGAGTTAAATTTAATTAAAAAATATGATCCGAAATATAATATTCAATTAAAAGATGATAAAACATATCCTTTTATTAAAATTACGGCGGAGAAGCAACCACGCTTACTCATTACTCGAAATGTAAAAAAGGATAAAGGAAAGTATTTTGGTCCTTATCCAAATGCACAATCTGCTCATGAAACGAAAAAACTGCTAGATCGTATGTATCCGCTTCGGAAATGTACGAATATGCCAGATAAAGTTTGTTTGTATTATCATATGGGTCAATGTTTAGCGCCGTGTGTGAAAGAAGTGACGGAAGAACAAAATAAAGAAATTGTAGATGAAATTATTAAGTTTTTAAATGGTGGACATAAAGAAGTTCGTTCAGAATTAGAAATAAAAATGTATGAGGCCTCAGAGAAACTAGAGTTTGAACGTGCAAAAGAGTTGCGTGATCAAATTGCTCATATTGATGCGATTATGGAAAAACAAAAGATGATTATGAGTGACTTAGTGGATCGTGATGTGTTTGGATATGCAGTGGATAAAGGATGGATGTGTGTTCAAGTTTTCTTCGTTCGAAAAGGAAAGCTAATTGAACGTGATGTTTCTATGTTTCCAATTTACGATGAACCAGAAGAGGGCTTTTTAACGTTTATCGGCCAATTTTATGAAAACAGTAGTCATTTTAAGCCGAAGGAAATTGTCGTTCCAGGAAGTATAGACTCGGAATTAGTAGAGCGCTTTTTAGAAGTAGAAGCAACACAGCCGAAACGTGGTAAGAAAAAAGATCTTGTAGAATTAGCAAATAAAAACGCAAAAATTGCTCTTGAAGAGAAGTTTTACTTAATTGAACGTGATGAAGAACGAACGATTAAAGCAGTAGATCATTTAGGGAAGCAGCTTGGGATTGAAACGCCGTATCGTATTGAAGCGTTTGATAACTCAAATATTCAAGGAACAAATCCTGTTTCTGCAATGATTGCTTTTATCGATGGGAAACCGGCGAAGAAAGAGTATCGAAAATATAAAATTAAAACGGTTCAAGGACCAGACGATTATGAGTCTATGAGAGAAGTTGTGAGACGCCGTTATACAAGGGCGCTTAAAGAAAATTCACCCTTACCTGATTTGATTATTATTGATGGAGGAAAAGGCCATCTAGCGGCTGCAAGTGATATTCTGGAGAATGAGCTCGGATTATATATTCCGATGGCAGGTCTTGTGAAAGATGATAAACATAAAACCTCCCATTTAATTATTGGGGATCCACCGGAACCTGTGATGCTTGAGAGAAATAGCCAAGAATTTTATTTATTGCAGCGTATTCAAGATGAGGTGCATCGATTTGCGATTACATTCCATCGTCAATTACATGGGAAATCTGTCATTCAATCAGCATTGGATGACATTCCAGGAATAGGTGATAAACGGAAAAAGGTATTGTTAAAACATTTTGGTTCATTAAAGAAGATGAAAGAAGCTTCTATAGAGGAATTTGTCGAAGCGGGTATGCCGAAAAATGTCGCGGAGACGATTTATACGTATTTAACAGATAAGAAGACGTTGTAG
- the trxA gene encoding thioredoxin: protein MAIVNANDQSFAAETSEGVVLLDFWAPWCGPCKMIAPVLEEIDAELGEKVKVVKVDVDENQETARQFEVMSIPALFVLKDGKVVDQTLGYKPKEALVELVSKHF from the coding sequence ATGGCAATTGTAAACGCAAATGACCAAAGCTTCGCAGCTGAAACTAGCGAAGGTGTTGTATTATTAGATTTCTGGGCACCTTGGTGTGGACCTTGTAAAATGATCGCTCCTGTATTAGAGGAAATCGATGCAGAACTAGGCGAAAAAGTAAAAGTAGTAAAAGTAGATGTTGATGAGAACCAAGAAACTGCTCGTCAATTCGAAGTAATGAGCATTCCAGCTCTTTTCGTATTAAAAGACGGTAAAGTAGTTGATCAAACGTTAGGTTACAAACCGAAAGAAGCGTTAGTAGAATTAGTTTCTAAACATTTCTAA
- the etfA gene encoding electron transfer flavoprotein subunit alpha, giving the protein MARKVLVMGEVRDGSLRNVSFEAVAAAKTIAEGGEVVGLLIGDSVASFANELIHYGADRVVTVENDKLKSYTSDGYAQAFLAVHAEENPEGIVFGHTALGKDLSPKLAAKLEAGLVSDVTALEVEGGNVIFTRPIYSGKAFEKKIVTDGMLFATVRPNNIATLEKDESRSGDVSSITVDVKDLRTIIQDVVRKTAEGVDLSEAKVIIAGGRGVKSEEGFKPLKELADVLGGAVGASRGACDAEYCEYSLQIGQTGKVVTPDLYIACGISGAIQHLAGMSNSKIIVAINKDPEASIFKVADYGIVGDLFEVVPLLTEEFKKLKVHS; this is encoded by the coding sequence ATGGCTCGTAAAGTATTAGTAATGGGTGAAGTTCGTGATGGATCGCTACGTAACGTTTCGTTTGAAGCGGTAGCAGCAGCAAAAACAATTGCAGAAGGCGGTGAAGTAGTAGGTCTTCTAATTGGAGACAGCGTTGCCTCTTTTGCAAATGAATTGATTCATTACGGTGCAGATCGCGTTGTGACAGTTGAAAATGATAAATTAAAATCATATACATCTGATGGTTATGCACAAGCGTTTTTAGCTGTACATGCTGAAGAAAATCCAGAAGGTATTGTCTTTGGACATACGGCACTTGGTAAAGATTTATCACCAAAATTAGCAGCGAAGCTTGAAGCTGGTTTAGTTTCTGACGTAACTGCTTTAGAGGTTGAAGGTGGAAATGTTATCTTCACTCGTCCAATTTACTCTGGTAAAGCATTCGAGAAGAAGATTGTAACAGACGGCATGTTATTTGCGACAGTGCGTCCAAATAACATTGCAACTCTGGAAAAAGATGAGTCTCGCAGCGGTGACGTATCTTCTATTACAGTTGATGTGAAAGATTTACGTACAATCATTCAAGATGTTGTCCGTAAAACAGCAGAAGGTGTGGATCTTTCTGAAGCGAAAGTTATTATCGCTGGCGGACGCGGTGTGAAGAGTGAAGAAGGATTTAAACCATTAAAAGAGTTAGCTGACGTACTAGGCGGCGCTGTTGGGGCATCTCGTGGTGCTTGTGACGCTGAATACTGTGAGTACTCATTACAAATTGGTCAAACTGGTAAAGTTGTTACGCCAGACTTATACATTGCATGTGGTATTTCTGGTGCGATTCAGCATTTAGCAGGTATGTCTAATTCAAAAATAATCGTTGCGATTAATAAAGATCCAGAAGCAAGTATCTTCAAAGTAGCTGACTACGGTATTGTTGGTGACTTGTTCGAAGTTGTACCTCTTTTAACAGAAGAGTTTAAAAAGTTAAAAGTACATTCATGA